From one Liolophura sinensis isolate JHLJ2023 chromosome 10, CUHK_Ljap_v2, whole genome shotgun sequence genomic stretch:
- the LOC135476610 gene encoding apelin receptor A-like: MSANNKSELRSGNLSILLKLDEEVWNSLLPVTVYLAILIAMGIVGNSLVGIIWSTKMKRSSTNVCVLLLAFYDILTCMVGIPLDIHDLSVYYTSDNAIMCKVSRFLINISVYGSITVLVFIAILRYVKVCKPLSTFPLKSRGIILISTGMGLGLSWPVLLLHGLEIRPTPIPGLNGQGCGIVQHLIGTIYPNIYFAVLGVIFVGACILLTVLYACIAWHIFRRNQRRRTGSFGQTHNKKIVVKSTNGQKTESRPLSSQSAQRSFTVTTNSIMFFAITLAFVLSFLPSMVMLSIKAKRPHIEVTLNDWQFAAFMFCFRTYFINNCINPILYGFWNRRFREECMTLMTSFREGCRIERPDHSTTGNPSEELKSPPPPVTSKANLRPPSLSSLELSSSANPENCAVEKAPISKSTFYTETPLCAKQ, translated from the coding sequence ATGAGCGCCAACAACAAAAGTGAACTTCGTAGTGGCAATCTGTCCATATTGTTGAAGCTTGATGAGGAAGTTTGGAATTCGCTACTTCCAGTCACGGTATATCTCGCGATTCTTATCGCTATGGGCATCGTGGGGAACAGCCTTGTTGGGATCATATGGTCTACGAAAATGAAGCGTTCATCGAcaaatgtgtgtgttttgttgttggcGTTTTATGACATACTGACGTGTATGGTCGGCATTCCTTTAGACATTCACGACTTGTCCGTGTACTACACGTCTGATAACGCCATCATGTGCAAAGTCTCGCGATTTCTCATCAATATTTCCGTGTACGGCTCAATCactgtacttgtatttattgCCATATTGCGCTACGTGAAAGTCTGCAAGCCCCTCAGCACGTTTCCCTTGAAGTCTCGCGGGATTATCCTTATCTCTACAGGGATGGGGCTGGGGTTGTCATGGCCAGTCTTACTGCTTCACGGTCTTGAAATCCGCCCCACACCGATACCGGGGCTAAACGGCCAGGGCTGCGGTATTGTCCAACACCTCATAGGAACGATTTATCCAAACATATATTTTGCAGTGCTAGGTGTCATCTTTGTTGGCGCATGTATTTTATTGACCGTGTTGTACGCTTGTATTGCCTGGCATATTTTCCGCAGAAACCAACGCCGACGGACTGGAAGTTTTGGACAGACCCATAACAAAAAGATCGTTGTAAAATCAACGAATGGTCAGAAAACGGAATCGCGACCACTTTCCAGTCAATCCGCACAACGGAGCTTCACCGTAACAACTAACAGTATCATGTTTTTCGCGATAACACTGGCATTTGTGCTCAGTTTTCTTCCGAGCATGGTTATGCTTTCGATAAAAGCCAAACGACCTCACATCGAGGTTACCTTGAATGATTGGCAGTTTGCCGCCTTCATGTTCTGTTTTCGGACTTATTTCATCAACAACTGTATTAATCCTATCTTGTACGGATTCTGGAACCGTCGTTTTCGAGAAGAGTGTATGACATTAATGACAAGCTTCCGAGAGGGTTGTCGAATAGAAAGACCTGACCATTCCACGACAGGCAATCCGTCAGAGGAATTGAAATCCCCGCCACCCCCAGTAACCAGTAAAGCCAATTTGCGTCCCCCAAGCCTTAGTAGTCTCGAACTTTCCAGCAGTGCGAATCCAGAAAACTGCGCTGTGGAGAAAGCACCCATCTCCAAGAGCACCTTCTACACAGAAACTCCGCTATGTGCCAAACAATAA